The proteins below come from a single Parageobacillus thermoglucosidasius genomic window:
- a CDS encoding PucR family transcriptional regulator, with amino-acid sequence MKTSKLTVSDVLKRKHFEHIHIAAGHQGLNRTVKWVHVVEVAKISNLLKGKELILSTGVGWKENKSLFMSFVQQLIECDASGLCIEIGTYASSIPQEVIDLANECQFPIILFLKEVPFVEITQDIHAYLINQHYQIISNLESYSQELNKKLLSIGHYDEILKFLHHYLGHQVIFKINGKEVELVPKYVKRSDEEQQSFDSALYPQQKIASQSIRILGNEYAELSIVSIDKEINEFDLLILDRTATALAQHLLRDLYVEEKKRAQEHEWLKSWLEGEHTSEAIFDYLADHETELRFKGGFVSIFRFKSSKQYLNLDITYFKLLCRTIFEQQGFSTFPVDFRNSVIFIMVNKRDLKTWKYRMKMGIKYLLKSDFVNKKRVPKFLIGVGKFVENLSHMDKSYRTALETIKIQNQLGEKANSYFYEDLHIYRIISLIHKCSDLHEVVMEYLEPVIQYDKKYNGKLMETLKVYLECNGSKKETARKLFVVRQTLYHRIQKLEKLLGDDFMHPEKRLAIEFMIKAYEYFMPNNETQYVQNDQ; translated from the coding sequence ATGAAGACTTCCAAATTAACGGTTTCCGATGTTTTAAAAAGGAAACATTTTGAACATATTCACATTGCAGCTGGGCATCAGGGGTTAAATCGCACGGTAAAATGGGTACACGTCGTGGAAGTGGCCAAAATCAGTAATCTATTGAAAGGAAAAGAACTGATTTTATCCACTGGGGTAGGATGGAAAGAAAATAAATCGTTGTTTATGTCTTTTGTGCAGCAACTTATTGAATGCGACGCATCTGGACTATGCATTGAAATAGGCACGTATGCTTCTTCCATTCCGCAAGAGGTGATTGACTTAGCGAATGAATGCCAATTTCCTATCATTCTCTTTCTCAAAGAAGTCCCATTCGTCGAAATCACTCAAGATATCCACGCTTATTTAATTAATCAGCATTATCAAATCATCTCCAATCTTGAGTCCTATTCACAAGAATTAAACAAGAAATTGTTGTCGATTGGTCATTATGATGAGATTTTAAAATTTCTCCACCATTATTTGGGCCATCAAGTCATTTTTAAGATAAATGGAAAAGAAGTGGAGTTGGTACCGAAGTACGTAAAACGCTCTGATGAAGAACAGCAATCGTTTGATTCTGCACTTTATCCACAGCAAAAGATAGCCTCTCAATCCATTCGAATCCTCGGTAATGAATATGCGGAACTATCCATTGTTTCCATCGATAAAGAAATTAATGAGTTTGATCTTCTTATTTTGGATCGGACGGCTACTGCTCTTGCCCAGCATTTGTTGCGGGATTTATACGTAGAAGAAAAAAAGCGGGCGCAAGAACATGAATGGTTAAAGAGCTGGTTAGAAGGAGAGCATACGAGTGAAGCTATTTTTGACTATTTAGCCGATCATGAAACAGAATTAAGATTTAAAGGCGGATTTGTAAGCATTTTCAGATTCAAATCATCGAAACAATACTTGAACTTAGACATTACTTATTTCAAATTATTGTGCCGGACGATTTTTGAACAACAAGGATTCTCCACATTTCCTGTCGATTTCCGTAATAGCGTTATATTTATTATGGTTAATAAGCGGGATTTAAAAACATGGAAATATCGTATGAAAATGGGGATTAAGTATTTGCTGAAATCGGATTTTGTTAATAAAAAAAGAGTGCCAAAATTCCTTATAGGGGTCGGAAAATTTGTCGAAAACCTCTCCCATATGGACAAAAGTTATCGCACTGCTTTGGAAACGATTAAGATTCAAAACCAGCTGGGAGAAAAGGCAAACAGCTACTTTTATGAGGATTTACATATATATCGGATTATTTCGCTTATTCATAAATGTAGCGATTTGCATGAGGTGGTGATGGAATATTTAGAACCTGTCATTCAGTATGATAAAAAATATAATGGAAAGCTGATGGAAACATTAAAAGTGTATTTGGAATGCAACGGTTCGAAAAAAGAAACGGCCAGAAAGTTATTTGTTGTTAGACAAACGCTTTATCATCGTATCCAAAAATTAGAAAAGTTGTTGGGGGATGATTTTATGCATCCGGAAAAGCGGCTGGCGATTGAATTTATGATCAAAGCATACGAATATTTCATGCCGAACAACGAAACTCAATATGTGCAGAATGATCAGTAA
- a CDS encoding ISNCY family transposase: MISNLNSEHAWSYEIDPILEALFRYIDSLSLPETPYVTGRPPVSKKSLLKCFFLKTYFSIDSLRKLVRILQRFRCFQRACGLSEVPHLSTFSRAAKWFREQGFPVFHAQLLQDLEVRYPQIVLIDSTALRSSLYDSQAKWGVSTRYHWFKGYKLHLCTTTEGIILSHVLTTANRNDAAVASELLASLGQWDIEFVLGDAAYDSEKVRQTAEQAGILFISPINRRNSKERKDAYGRVLPVFLKTRFGQWLFGLRREIERVFNELKSDGVEQPRWYGFHRYLLHVLCCILMHNFEFLL, from the coding sequence ATGATTTCCAATTTGAACAGTGAACATGCATGGTCTTATGAAATCGATCCAATTTTAGAAGCATTATTTCGATATATCGACTCGCTGTCGTTGCCGGAAACACCGTATGTGACAGGAAGACCGCCGGTGTCGAAAAAATCTTTATTGAAATGTTTCTTTTTGAAAACCTATTTTTCCATTGATTCCTTGCGAAAGTTAGTACGCATTCTGCAGCGTTTTCGCTGTTTTCAGCGGGCTTGCGGGCTTAGTGAAGTTCCACATCTGTCTACGTTTTCCCGTGCGGCAAAGTGGTTTCGGGAACAGGGATTTCCTGTTTTTCACGCACAGCTGCTCCAAGATCTAGAAGTACGGTATCCCCAAATCGTGCTGATCGACAGCACGGCCCTTCGAAGCAGTCTTTACGATTCACAGGCAAAGTGGGGAGTGTCCACCCGATACCACTGGTTTAAAGGATATAAACTCCATCTCTGTACCACTACCGAGGGAATCATCTTATCTCACGTGTTGACCACAGCGAACCGGAATGATGCGGCAGTGGCATCAGAATTGCTTGCTTCTTTGGGGCAATGGGATATTGAGTTCGTGTTAGGGGATGCCGCGTATGACAGCGAAAAGGTTCGACAAACTGCTGAGCAAGCAGGAATCTTATTCATTTCCCCCATCAACCGCCGCAATAGCAAGGAACGAAAAGATGCCTATGGCCGGGTTCTTCCTGTCTTTTTGAAAACGAGGTTTGGCCAATGGCTGTTTGGGCTTCGCCGCGAGATTGAACGGGTATTTAACGAGCTAAAGAGTGATGGGGTGGAGCAACCCCGATGGTATGGATTTCATCGATATTTACTGCATGTGTTATGTTGCATCCTTATGCATAACTTCGAGTTTTTACTCTAG
- a CDS encoding DUF5082 domain-containing protein has protein sequence MSSLLESIEKEAKRRSYAAMIRCLPSYQGQVEEALDEFPHGSHSFYRANDEYAPHWQEESRGAYELVYWDLRQIEAQIYATADDLLHEISRKIAPIQRKIEELQ, from the coding sequence GTGTCATCCTTATTGGAATCTATTGAAAAAGAAGCAAAGCGCCGGTCTTATGCAGCCATGATCCGCTGCCTTCCATCCTATCAGGGGCAAGTAGAGGAAGCATTAGACGAATTTCCTCATGGCTCGCATTCCTTTTACCGAGCAAATGACGAGTATGCTCCACATTGGCAGGAAGAGTCGAGGGGAGCGTATGAACTAGTATACTGGGACTTGCGGCAAATCGAAGCACAAATTTATGCGACCGCAGATGATCTTCTTCATGAAATAAGCAGGAAAATTGCCCCAATTCAGCGAAAGATAGAGGAACTGCAATGA
- a CDS encoding CoA-acylating methylmalonate-semialdehyde dehydrogenase — MTVIKNETTILKNFINGQWVESSGTETLEVPNPATGEILARVPISTKEDVDRAVQAAKKAFETWKNTPVPKRARIMFAFHHLLNEHHEELATLVVQENGKAYKEAYGEIQRGIECVEFAAGAPTLMMGESLSGIAEGIDSEMFRYPLGVVAGITPFNFPMMVPLWMFPLAIACGNTFVLKPSERTPILANKLAELFTKAGAPEGVLNIVHGAHDVVNALIDHEDIQAISFVGSQPVAKYVYERAAARGKRVQALSGAKNHHIVMPDADIETAVQHVISSAFGSAGQRCMACSAVVVVGDNEQFVKRLKQKADELVIGNGMDPEVLLTPVIRQSHREKVLGYIQKGIEEGATLIRDGRKEIEEMPEGNFLGPTIFDYVTPDMTIAKEEIFAPVLSLLRANDLDEALEYIRKSRYGNGATIYTKDAKAVRKFREEADAGMLGINVGVPATMAFFPFSGWKDSFYGDLHVNGKDGVNFYTRKKMITSRFDF, encoded by the coding sequence GTGACAGTGATAAAAAATGAAACAACTATTTTGAAAAACTTCATTAATGGACAATGGGTAGAATCAAGCGGGACGGAGACGCTGGAAGTGCCAAATCCGGCGACAGGGGAAATATTGGCGCGGGTTCCGATTTCGACAAAGGAAGATGTTGACAGGGCTGTCCAAGCGGCCAAAAAGGCATTTGAAACATGGAAAAATACACCGGTTCCTAAGCGGGCGCGGATTATGTTTGCCTTTCACCATTTATTGAACGAGCATCATGAAGAATTGGCAACGCTTGTCGTTCAAGAGAACGGGAAAGCATATAAAGAAGCGTACGGCGAAATTCAAAGGGGAATTGAGTGCGTCGAATTTGCCGCAGGCGCTCCAACATTAATGATGGGGGAGTCGCTATCGGGAATTGCGGAAGGTATTGATTCGGAAATGTTCCGTTATCCTTTAGGGGTGGTCGCCGGAATTACGCCGTTTAATTTTCCGATGATGGTGCCTCTCTGGATGTTTCCGCTGGCAATTGCTTGCGGGAATACGTTCGTGTTAAAACCATCTGAACGAACGCCGATTTTAGCCAATAAACTAGCTGAGTTGTTTACAAAGGCCGGGGCGCCAGAAGGAGTACTCAATATCGTTCATGGGGCGCATGATGTCGTTAATGCCCTCATCGATCACGAGGATATTCAAGCCATTTCGTTTGTTGGTTCTCAGCCTGTCGCCAAATATGTATATGAGCGTGCAGCGGCACGAGGCAAACGGGTACAGGCGCTTTCCGGAGCAAAAAACCATCATATCGTTATGCCTGATGCGGATATCGAGACAGCGGTGCAACATGTGATAAGTTCCGCTTTTGGCAGTGCGGGCCAGCGTTGTATGGCTTGCAGCGCGGTGGTTGTGGTCGGCGACAATGAACAGTTTGTTAAACGGTTAAAGCAAAAGGCAGACGAACTTGTTATCGGAAATGGCATGGATCCAGAAGTGCTTTTAACTCCGGTGATCCGTCAGTCCCATCGCGAAAAAGTATTAGGCTACATTCAAAAAGGGATTGAAGAAGGGGCGACACTCATTCGCGACGGGCGCAAAGAAATCGAGGAAATGCCAGAAGGCAACTTCCTTGGTCCGACGATTTTTGATTACGTCACACCAGATATGACGATTGCCAAAGAAGAAATCTTTGCGCCTGTTCTTAGCTTGCTGCGTGCCAACGATTTAGACGAAGCGCTTGAATATATTCGCAAATCTCGATATGGAAACGGTGCGACCATTTATACGAAAGACGCGAAAGCGGTCCGGAAATTCCGTGAAGAAGCGGATGCGGGAATGTTAGGAATCAATGTCGGCGTGCCGGCAACGATGGCGTTCTTCCCATTCTCCGGCTGGAAGGATTCGTTTTATGGCGACCTCCATGTTAACGGAAAAGATGGAGTGAATTTCTATACACGCAAAAAAATGATTACTTCTCGCTTCGATTTTTAA
- a CDS encoding aspartate aminotransferase family protein, with translation MVQTYRNQQWLAKDRQYIWHSMKPYNPDATLVVTEAKGCWVTDHTGKKYLDAMAGLWCVNVGYGREELAEAAYEQLKKLAYFPLTQSHVPAIQLGEKLNELLGDEYVIFFSNSGSEANETAFKIARQYHQQKGEYNRYKIISRYRAYHGNSLGALAATGQAQRKYKYEPLAPGFIHVPPPDSYRDNEQAENPRDLRAVKAMDEVMTWELSETIAAVIMEPIITGGGVLMPPEGYMEAVKEVCEKHGALLIVDEVICGFGRTGKPFGFMNYGVKPDIITMAKGITSAYLPLSATAVRKEIYEAFKGTEEYDYFRHVNTFGGNPASCALALKNIEIMERENLFERSKEAGERLLNELKNKLQAHPYVGDVRGKGLLIGIELVADKNTKTPLDVSLVNKVIGICKENSLIIGKNGTTVAGYNNVLTLSPPLNIEDNDLSFLIKTLTDALWKIK, from the coding sequence ATGGTTCAAACCTATCGAAACCAGCAATGGCTTGCAAAAGATCGTCAATATATATGGCATTCGATGAAGCCGTATAATCCTGATGCAACACTGGTGGTGACAGAAGCGAAAGGATGCTGGGTTACCGACCATACAGGAAAAAAATATTTAGATGCGATGGCGGGGTTATGGTGCGTTAACGTAGGATATGGACGTGAGGAATTAGCGGAAGCAGCTTACGAACAGCTGAAAAAACTTGCCTACTTTCCGCTTACGCAAAGTCATGTACCGGCCATTCAGCTTGGGGAGAAATTAAATGAGCTGCTGGGGGACGAATATGTCATTTTCTTTTCCAACAGCGGTTCCGAAGCTAATGAAACTGCGTTTAAAATCGCAAGGCAATATCATCAGCAAAAAGGGGAATATAACCGATATAAGATTATTTCCCGGTATCGGGCGTACCATGGAAATTCGCTGGGAGCCCTTGCCGCAACAGGACAGGCGCAACGAAAATATAAATATGAGCCGCTTGCCCCTGGGTTTATTCATGTGCCGCCTCCTGACAGCTACCGTGACAATGAGCAAGCGGAAAATCCGCGGGATTTGCGAGCAGTCAAAGCAATGGACGAAGTGATGACATGGGAGTTGAGCGAAACGATTGCGGCGGTCATCATGGAGCCGATTATCACTGGCGGGGGAGTGCTGATGCCGCCGGAAGGATATATGGAAGCGGTAAAAGAAGTGTGCGAAAAACATGGCGCCTTGTTGATTGTCGATGAAGTGATTTGCGGGTTTGGGCGGACAGGCAAACCGTTTGGATTCATGAACTATGGGGTAAAGCCGGATATTATTACGATGGCAAAAGGAATTACAAGCGCTTACTTGCCATTATCAGCAACTGCTGTTAGAAAAGAGATTTATGAGGCGTTTAAAGGAACAGAAGAATATGACTATTTCCGTCATGTCAACACATTTGGCGGCAATCCTGCATCATGCGCTTTAGCATTGAAAAATATTGAAATTATGGAAAGGGAAAATTTATTTGAACGTTCGAAGGAAGCAGGCGAACGGCTGTTAAATGAATTAAAAAATAAACTGCAAGCCCACCCTTACGTTGGCGATGTGCGCGGAAAAGGGCTGTTGATAGGAATTGAACTAGTAGCTGACAAAAACACAAAAACGCCTCTGGATGTTTCGCTTGTGAATAAAGTGATTGGCATTTGCAAAGAAAACAGCCTGATTATTGGCAAAAACGGCACAACCGTTGCTGGATACAACAATGTGCTCACATTATCCCCGCCGCTGAATATTGAGGACAATGATCTCTCCTTCTTAATAAAGACGTTAACAGATGCATTATGGAAAATTAAATAA
- a CDS encoding acetamidase/formamidase family protein, translating to MEAKQTIFVNEFTNGILDPNGEMLGPVQDGGYIVANTTPGCWGPMITPCIRGGHEVTKPVFVEGAEVGDAIAIKIKSIRVTSIATSSGNDKPIEGRFVGDPFVAVKCPECGTMYPETKIEGIGQEAIRCANCGADVTPFVFTNGYTMAFDSNKQVGITLHKEAAEHIAQQGRYYMATPDNSVQNPIVTFAPHDLVGTVARLRPFLGQLGTTPARPFPDSHNAGDFGQFLIDAPHEYGITKEQLEDRTDGHMDINRVREGAVLICPVKVRGGGVYLGDMHAMQGDGEIAGHTTDVAGIVTLQVKVIKGLTIDGPILLPVAEDLPYLAKPITKKEKEIALDLAQTWGVKKLEESLPISFIGTGANLNEATENGLQRAAKVLGISVPEVMNRATITGAIEIGRHPGVVTVTFLCPVHYLDEIGLTTLVRDQYRDVLE from the coding sequence ATGGAAGCGAAACAAACTATATTTGTCAATGAGTTCACCAACGGAATTTTAGATCCTAACGGGGAAATGCTCGGACCTGTGCAAGATGGCGGGTATATTGTTGCCAATACGACTCCTGGATGCTGGGGGCCGATGATCACTCCTTGCATTCGCGGCGGCCATGAAGTCACGAAGCCTGTTTTCGTGGAAGGCGCCGAAGTAGGGGATGCGATCGCGATTAAAATTAAATCGATTCGCGTCACTTCCATCGCTACATCTTCCGGGAACGACAAGCCAATAGAAGGAAGATTTGTCGGAGACCCGTTTGTCGCCGTGAAATGTCCTGAGTGCGGAACAATGTATCCAGAGACAAAAATAGAAGGAATAGGCCAAGAAGCAATTCGTTGCGCCAATTGCGGAGCGGACGTCACTCCATTTGTGTTTACGAACGGCTATACGATGGCGTTTGACTCCAACAAACAAGTCGGCATTACGCTACATAAAGAAGCGGCAGAACACATTGCCCAACAAGGGCGCTATTACATGGCGACCCCTGACAACTCGGTGCAAAACCCGATCGTCACTTTTGCACCCCACGACTTAGTCGGAACCGTCGCCAGACTTCGCCCATTCCTTGGACAACTTGGCACGACGCCGGCACGTCCGTTTCCAGACTCGCACAATGCGGGCGACTTCGGGCAGTTTCTGATCGACGCCCCGCATGAATACGGAATCACCAAAGAGCAGCTTGAAGACCGTACAGACGGACATATGGATATTAATCGTGTGCGGGAAGGCGCCGTTTTGATCTGTCCTGTGAAAGTGCGTGGCGGCGGCGTTTATCTTGGTGATATGCACGCCATGCAAGGAGACGGAGAAATCGCGGGACATACAACCGATGTTGCCGGCATTGTAACGCTTCAAGTAAAGGTGATCAAAGGCTTAACGATCGATGGTCCGATCCTTCTTCCTGTCGCAGAAGATCTTCCATATTTAGCAAAACCAATAACGAAAAAAGAGAAAGAAATTGCGCTTGATCTTGCGCAAACATGGGGCGTAAAAAAATTGGAAGAATCCCTGCCAATTTCCTTTATCGGAACAGGCGCAAACTTAAACGAAGCGACGGAAAACGGATTGCAAAGAGCGGCGAAAGTATTGGGCATTTCCGTCCCTGAGGTGATGAACCGCGCAACGATCACCGGCGCGATTGAAATCGGCAGACATCCGGGAGTCGTCACCGTCACGTTTTTATGTCCTGTCCATTATTTGGACGAGATTGGCCTAACAACGTTAGTGCGCGATCAATATCGCGATGTTTTGGAATGA
- a CDS encoding amidase family protein, which yields MSFLDHIIRFTGPFNLTGLTAVTVPCGFAKEIPVGMQIVGPAFGEGKILNVADVFEKSYPELKQKPVVLGR from the coding sequence GTGAGTTTTCTTGATCATATTATCCGTTTTACCGGACCGTTCAACTTGACGGGTTTGACGGCAGTAACGGTGCCGTGCGGTTTTGCGAAAGAGATCCCGGTAGGCATGCAAATAGTCGGACCGGCTTTCGGGGAAGGGAAAATATTAAACGTTGCTGATGTATTTGAGAAATCTTACCCAGAGTTGAAACAAAAACCGGTTGTCCTTGGAAGATGA
- a CDS encoding NADPH:quinone oxidoreductase family protein yields MSEFKALVVNKTDTDFTVNVQAVSMDDLPEGEVLIKVQYSSVNYKDGLACIPDGKIVKTYPFIPGIDLAGSVVSSSDPRFKEGDEVVATGYEIGVTHYGGFSEYARIPGDWLVPLPKGLTLKEAMALGTAGFTAALSIHRLEENGLSPDKGKVLVTGATGGVGSLAVSMLAKRGYEVVASTGKETEHEYLRGLGAKEILSREDVCAEKIRPLDKQHWAAAVDPVGGRTLATVLSHIRYGGAVAVSGLTGGTDVPTTVFPFILRGVSLLGIDSVYCPMELRKQIWERMASDLKPDKLLQSIAQEITLEQLPEALANILKGKVRGRTVVKLP; encoded by the coding sequence GTGAGCGAGTTCAAAGCGTTAGTAGTGAATAAAACGGACACCGATTTTACCGTCAATGTTCAAGCTGTTTCCATGGACGACCTTCCAGAAGGGGAAGTCCTGATCAAAGTCCAATATTCCAGCGTCAATTATAAAGACGGATTGGCGTGCATTCCTGATGGCAAAATTGTGAAAACGTATCCATTTATCCCGGGGATTGATTTAGCTGGCAGTGTGGTTTCTTCAAGCGATCCGCGTTTTAAAGAAGGAGACGAAGTCGTTGCGACCGGCTATGAAATCGGGGTGACGCATTACGGAGGGTTCAGTGAATATGCCCGTATTCCCGGAGATTGGCTCGTCCCGCTTCCAAAAGGATTGACATTAAAAGAAGCGATGGCGCTAGGAACCGCAGGGTTTACGGCAGCGTTGTCGATTCACCGTTTAGAGGAAAACGGCCTGTCACCAGACAAAGGAAAGGTGCTTGTCACCGGGGCAACCGGCGGCGTCGGGAGTTTGGCGGTTTCGATGCTGGCAAAACGGGGTTATGAAGTGGTCGCGAGCACAGGCAAAGAAACAGAGCATGAATATTTGCGCGGGCTCGGCGCGAAAGAAATTCTTTCCCGGGAAGACGTATGTGCCGAGAAAATCCGCCCGTTAGATAAACAGCATTGGGCGGCGGCCGTTGATCCTGTCGGCGGCAGAACATTGGCGACGGTGCTAAGCCATATCCGGTATGGCGGCGCTGTAGCGGTCAGTGGGCTGACAGGCGGCACAGACGTTCCAACCACCGTTTTCCCGTTTATTCTTCGCGGTGTCAGCTTGTTAGGCATTGATTCCGTTTATTGTCCGATGGAATTACGGAAACAAATTTGGGAACGAATGGCCAGTGACTTAAAACCTGACAAACTATTACAATCGATAGCGCAGGAAATAACTCTTGAACAGCTTCCTGAGGCGCTAGCGAATATTTTAAAAGGGAAAGTGCGCGGAAGAACAGTCGTAAAACTGCCATAG
- a CDS encoding copper amine oxidase N-terminal domain-containing protein has product MRKIAFGLCVCFLIFTAYSSQIFPVYADDHEKYKHKLEEGAGDWDEDDYDHEDEEEHKDRYHSEEYDWKNIMQEERTSVKREYWYKWSRSADLPDEYVATPISSRQTVPIYLESKAPLYTTAIPMQGQIFVPLEDTAEYLGASVIIYPNSQIGEIQLGDRHLIVKNGTRVVYENMRKTPMPLPVFSEKEKLYIPISVLANGLGFQVTWTEQQQIRIY; this is encoded by the coding sequence ATGAGGAAAATAGCTTTCGGTCTATGTGTATGTTTCCTGATTTTCACCGCGTATAGCAGCCAGATTTTTCCCGTTTACGCTGACGATCATGAAAAATATAAGCACAAGCTGGAAGAAGGCGCTGGAGACTGGGATGAAGATGACTACGATCATGAAGATGAGGAGGAGCACAAAGACAGATACCACAGTGAAGAATACGATTGGAAAAATATAATGCAAGAAGAACGTACGAGTGTCAAACGGGAATATTGGTACAAATGGTCGCGCTCAGCTGACTTGCCTGATGAATATGTGGCGACTCCTATTTCTTCCAGACAAACGGTACCGATCTATCTGGAATCCAAAGCCCCTCTTTACACAACGGCCATTCCGATGCAAGGGCAAATATTTGTCCCTCTGGAGGACACGGCAGAATATTTAGGTGCTTCTGTTATTATTTATCCTAACTCGCAAATAGGGGAAATTCAGTTGGGTGATCGCCATTTGATTGTCAAAAACGGCACAAGGGTTGTCTATGAAAATATGAGAAAAACACCGATGCCGCTTCCTGTTTTTTCAGAAAAAGAAAAGCTTTATATTCCTATTAGCGTTTTAGCCAATGGCTTAGGTTTTCAAGTAACATGGACAGAACAGCAGCAAATCCGGATTTATTAA
- a CDS encoding FAD:protein FMN transferase — MNEKQSLIFNGMGTTIKVEVMACKPSLDWKELIQTWFATFESICSRFRRDSELTKLNQSPVSKLIPIHPVLYDVLQLAFQYAMKTEFYFNPFVGTILKNMGYEQPFQKRRAFHEYKENENGYRVPSNKSLSFFPDQKAVMKHINEEIDLGGIGKGWSVDKAYRLLRDQGVHQGVIDAGGDMVIWGDLSRKIGVANPFAENEDIAQFVISAGAVATSNILYRSWNIKGRTFHHIINGQTGKNPESDVVQATVLASHVSEAEVIAKILCMLPAQEGIQWLKKHFPKAACIIVNKNGQLLITPSISRYVERLVI, encoded by the coding sequence ATGAATGAGAAGCAATCGCTTATATTCAATGGCATGGGAACAACGATAAAAGTGGAAGTGATGGCATGCAAGCCATCGCTTGACTGGAAAGAACTTATCCAAACTTGGTTTGCAACTTTCGAATCAATTTGCTCCCGTTTCCGCCGTGATAGCGAATTAACCAAATTGAATCAATCGCCGGTGTCAAAGCTCATTCCGATTCATCCTGTGCTGTATGACGTATTACAATTAGCATTTCAGTATGCGATGAAAACCGAATTTTATTTCAATCCGTTTGTCGGAACCATCTTAAAAAATATGGGATATGAACAACCTTTTCAAAAACGGCGGGCTTTTCATGAATATAAAGAAAATGAAAACGGATACCGCGTACCGTCGAATAAAAGTTTATCGTTTTTTCCTGACCAGAAAGCGGTCATGAAGCATATCAATGAAGAAATTGACCTTGGAGGAATTGGAAAAGGATGGAGTGTCGATAAAGCTTACCGGTTGCTAAGGGACCAAGGTGTCCATCAAGGGGTGATTGATGCCGGCGGTGATATGGTTATTTGGGGCGATTTATCCCGAAAAATCGGGGTAGCGAATCCTTTTGCAGAAAATGAAGATATTGCGCAATTTGTTATTAGCGCAGGCGCGGTTGCAACTTCCAACATTCTTTATCGGAGCTGGAACATAAAAGGGAGAACATTTCATCATATCATTAACGGCCAAACAGGAAAAAATCCGGAAAGCGATGTCGTCCAAGCGACTGTGTTGGCCAGCCATGTCTCAGAGGCAGAGGTGATTGCCAAAATACTGTGCATGTTGCCTGCGCAAGAGGGAATTCAATGGCTGAAAAAACATTTTCCTAAAGCAGCTTGCATCATCGTCAACAAGAACGGACAATTGTTGATAACCCCTTCTATTTCGCGGTATGTCGAAAGGCTGGTGATTTAA
- a CDS encoding ferric reductase-like transmembrane domain-containing protein has product MITFSTWEWIRASGLSAYFLLFLSVCFGLIQNMNIINRNIRNVLFLMHQTAGWFAFLFAFFHGLLLYFDDYQPFSIREIFIPFLANYQPFFTGLGIIAFYSMFLIFVTTDLMKKVGRNIWKTVHLLILPSFILVSIHGLFIGTDTEETWGKNIYASAIFCFSILTVFRFLSKITVKNNRNRG; this is encoded by the coding sequence ATGATAACGTTTTCTACTTGGGAATGGATCCGGGCGTCCGGATTAAGCGCTTATTTTCTTCTTTTTCTCTCTGTTTGTTTCGGGCTGATTCAAAATATGAATATAATTAATAGAAATATCCGCAATGTGCTTTTTCTGATGCACCAAACTGCCGGATGGTTCGCGTTTTTGTTTGCATTCTTTCATGGTCTTTTGCTTTATTTTGATGACTATCAGCCATTTTCCATACGGGAAATTTTTATTCCGTTTCTCGCCAACTATCAACCGTTTTTTACCGGGTTAGGGATCATTGCCTTTTATTCCATGTTTCTTATATTTGTGACAACCGATTTAATGAAAAAAGTCGGACGAAACATATGGAAAACGGTCCATCTCCTCATTTTGCCGAGCTTTATCCTCGTTAGCATACACGGGCTTTTTATCGGAACGGATACGGAGGAAACATGGGGGAAAAACATTTATGCTAGCGCCATATTTTGTTTCTCCATCCTTACTGTGTTTCGCTTTTTAAGCAAAATCACGGTGAAAAACAATCGCAATCGAGGGTGA